In the Glycine max cultivar Williams 82 chromosome 6, Glycine_max_v4.0, whole genome shotgun sequence genome, atctgAAGTTAGGTCCACACAGATTAAAGGCTGCTGTTATTGAAGGCTAACTGGCTTTAAAGATAGTCAGAGGgttgagttatatatatatatatatatatatatatatatatatatatatatatatatatatatatattttatcaagattgagttttatatatattatatgatttgGTGGTGACGAGTGTTGAGCGTCAACAGAGAATGTTTCAACTGATTCAACGATtgagtttttttcttaaaaaataaattgttaaaagacCCTGCTCAGTTAAATTTCTTCACTAGGACACTCAGCTTTAACATCTTCTCTTATTAggatcaagactcaagaggccGGAATAATAATTTTCATGTTATACAAGATGAATAGTGCATAGAAGTTCAGATAGATGTGAAACCTATAAGGTGATCGGTTATTAAGAATCTCACTGCATCAATAATATGAGTATATTACCTGTACTATGTGTCAACCAAAGGCGTGGAACCATCTTTTTGCCTTTTCATGTCTATTTATGCATTGTTTTTGCTCTGTATTTAACTACCTATTTCATTGAATAATCGATTTACCCTATCTTTTGTCTAAAATATACCTTTTTTCTTACTCCTACTGCATAGAATATAGATCGTCAATAGGCAGGTATCAGTCATAACAATCCTTATCCACATTATAGATGCTTGCGTAggtcttgtttttttaataattactataattttatACATCTACCTATGCTATATGCTATATGCCTTTAAGTGATTATGATTTTCACGATCTTCACATGTAAAAAGTGAAAAAGGAAGGCAAAAGGGAATGTAATATGAAGTTCTTATTCCACTATACACTTCTATGCATTTATAAAAGGGTCAATCATAAGCTAGATACTGCCGCCATTACTTCACCCTTTCTCACCTAGGATAGGCCGAACGAAGATGATTCATATTTCATTTTACCCTCAAAAGTTGAAGCCATTAATACATTAGCCACATACATAGgtgcttattttttcttttcttttaattttttgagttGCTTGTAGTTAGCTAGCCTTTTTCCCGGTATTAACTGAGGAAGCTTGGGATCttgtgattaaaataaaatttaatccagCCATGAATTATTGGTGATGAGTTTAATTTGGACTTGCTTTTGACATCTCTCttgtattatatatgtatttatattGTATACAGGATAAATATTTGGTTAGGACAATCAAGTACCTGTCCGACTCCAGATAAGGACAAAATAATCTTGCTTGTAGATAACTACAAGGTTAGAGCATCTAATCTTTTTTAGGAGGCAAATTATCTAGATGATAATTGACACACGCAGGCTCAAGGTCGAAGATCCaacaaaacttgtataaatagAGTATAATCTTGGCGTAAAAACTatagtttatttacacacattTATTATCTTATATACGACCAGGAACCCCTTGTTGAAAGCAGAAGATAGAGTTCAGCGACTATTGGGCAGGAACATATTGCTATCTAACTTTCCTAGTTTTCTTTCCCTCTGAATTCTAAATTGCTCTTGCGGTTGGTACAATAATATCCTCACAAATTGCTTTAACGATAATGCTGTGCTTCACCTATCAGTGTCCTATAGGCACACATATTTACCATATGATGTTGCAAACGTAGTATTTATTTAATGCGTTGAGCTTTATAGCAAATCAAATTTCAACCGTCCGGGATAGTGTGGTTAGTCAGTGTTAGCAATGAAATGAAACACTTTGTCAGCTACTATGCTACAACGTCTCACTTTTTAGTACGCTTATTTGATTTGTTAGTTGATTAGTGCTTTCAGCCTCAGCTTCCATTCATTATATGCTTCATTGACTGTATAAAGTACACCACTTTGATTTTTGcttcctttttcttaatttcttttttttccttggtGTCTAGTTAGAAATCAAGAGCCGGAATATGGAGACATTAATTATTCATACTGCACAGAGCCGCGATACctccaaataatatttttcttgtgaTATTTTATTTCCGTTTGAGTTTTATGgtattgaaattttgaaatatttatccCGCAACTTTGTGGCCATGCATGAACTTGATTTCAAGAAATTAATTGCCTTCAAATTACTACTTATTATACTGGATCATGTTTCTGATGTCGGAACACAATTTCATTTCATATTAgctttaaacttaaataaataatggcACTTGAAGCTTTggtcaaacaaaataattaaaaatatattgtaccCCTTGCAGGCATTAGTAAAACACCACTTAATTATGAGAAATGACTCAATTGGCAAAGTGAATTTTAAATAGATTTAGAGCCTCTCCtcgtttaaaaaaatgaattggtgTTGTTTGAAAAAGACATTATCTTTATTATAGACAAATCTAACATGATTGGTTGTAAAATTCACTAGTTAAAATTTTGTCTTTTCAACAGTCATATGTTATGTAAGAGCGGATCCAAAATACATGTGGTTAGACTTACACATAGTTTAAGTAAGGAATTAGTCATATTCCTAATATATGTGGTTAGAATTACACACAGTACGGGGAGAAAGTCACACACACTTAGTATAGTGGCACATCATACAaggaaaaaataacttaattagcAAGTCTATGCATCAACTTacttagagaaatatattttttattgtctaaTAAAAtctagagaaaaaaaacattatttgatCATAATGTCAAGCAAACATACACTTAATTTCCTTAAAAGGCATGAAATTGCTAGCTGGCCCACTCAGCATCTTAATTTAGTTGCTTAAATTGTCTAGAAGATTTTTCGAGCCATTCaacttaaaattgaataaatcatCAATTTAGTTCTTCAAGTATTATTCTCTCGATCTTCTATATAATCTAtcaagtaataaaattatattagtaatttttcaaatattaaatatctataaatttagttcttaaattaatatattttactaaaattcaAAGACTAGTTTAATAGATTTTTTCAAATACTTGAAAGACTACTTGTTatagtttataatatttaagagattattgatataatttttttattttattttagagacTATTTATAAATGAGAATAATACTTGTAGGCTACTAAGTACCCTGTTAAGGTACCCACTTCAGATTACTATTATTGGAAAGAATGTAATTACAATTTGAACTAGTTTTGTACATTTAAGTGGGGAAGGTAAAATTGAAACAACCCAAGAAAAGAGACTCCATGCTATATACATTCATCATCATTAACCACTACATTAACTATGATTGATTGAGTGGTGGGTGGCTGACTAGTCTTAACCAAGTATGGCTGACTAGGGTCCATTCCATTCCATTCATCCACTTCAACCATTATGTCATTATTAATCGATAAGCTCTAATTAATAAGTACTAGATAATTTAGCTAAGTTCCCTATAGTTACGCACCAAACCTTCTGGCTCAAGTGGGGCTATTATGGTCACAATGGTTTCTGGCACTGCCAACACATGTTGTTGCGATGAGCTAGCTTGTTGAGTACTGCACCCAACAATCTTCTGGCAAGTCTCAATTAGGCACTGTCTGCATTTGGGGCATGAAGAGTGTGAACTTAGCCATTTGTCAATGCAGCGAATATGGAACCCGTGGTTGCACTTTGGCAAAATGCGCACCTTTTCACCACTTGTGAACTCTGACAAGCATATCACACACTCTGAGTCCAAACTTGGCAAGTTTAGCTCAGCTGAGTAACTCACTGTGGTGAAAGTCTTGAGtgctttcttcttcactcctgtGTTGGCAACTCTTGCTGCTGGAgggttgttgttattgttattggtTGCCACTGAGTCACTCACAACAAAATTTGAACACCTTAGTGCACACCTTATGATGGAGTTTAGCCCCAGTGAGCATATGAGAGCACAGAGTAGGACTGAGAGTACCATGACAACATTTGCATCGAAATTGCCATCTCCAAGGTATGTTTCTGTTGAAGAATCGTGGCTGCTTCTTGGGGGTTTGGCTGATTGGTTAAGGTATGGGGAGTGAAGGAGTAACCTTCTTGAGTAATGGAAGTTCTCAAGGTCGTGGAGGAGTGGTGAAGTAAGGGAAGTGGAAGCAAcagaatacatttttttttttagtttgaggTGTGTGTTAATGAATAATGAGTTATTAGAGCTTCTTGTGGTTGGTTGTCTAAGGGGATTATATATAGGCAAGGTGTTCACATGGTTAGATTTTGGTGTCTTCCTTTGATTTGgaatgtgaaattatttttttattagagttTAATGGTAATATATTGAtagagtaaaatatttttataattatcgttaatattatttttaaagtaattataaaaaaaatcaataaacttaaaatttgtGATAACATgagtatataattttatttatttattattatttgggaGAGTGGTTGCTTGGTAATTAGAATATTCGTAATGGTTGTGGTCAGTTTAAAGGTTTTTATCTTTGTCTTTAATTAGTTGTTGTTGCCTCTTGTGATGTCTTAGCACAAGGATCCTCCACTCACTGTAAACCTTTTCTGATTGGGTTTCCTAATCAAAATGGGCCCATTCAATTTCAATCATCCCACCTTACACGCAGCAGGGTTTGCCACGTGGCAGGTTAGTTGCATATTACACATACGAGGAAGGAGGTTTTCCTGAATTTTTGCCCATTAGCGAAAGATAGTTCatctttattaaatataagCATGGATATATCTTTAAGATAATCCCACGAtgaggcttttttttttatgtgttcatatACTATATAATGTTGTTCCCCAAGGGACCCACGAGCACATGAAGGAATTGGGAAGCTTTCTGATGGAGATGAGttcaaaattgaaagaaaaaaaaaatatatgctttTGATTCCAAGGTTCATTTATGTCCCATCTTTTGGGTCCCAACCAAAAGGATGAGCTACAAATGTTCATTTATGTCCCATCTTTTGGGCCCCAAAATAAAAGGATTAGCCAACTGGTTTTATCTGTACTTGCCCACAGGAAAGAGTTCAGGTGaaggatcttttttttttcccacctTCCTCTTGCAATTCAACAAATGGAGGTTCTAAATTCTAATCTTAAGCATCATCCTTTGTATAGTCATGGGAACTGGGAATATTATTCCCTACTTCCACATAACAAAAAAGGCAAGATGAAAGACAAGGATGTAGaaattagaaaaggaaattcTTTGTGTTTGTTATTTGATCCCATCAACTTTGATCAAAATGATGGAAATAATTCTATCTTGTTTTGTACATTCCATTCTAGACGTGGCAAGTGGCATCTACATTTTCTGCTGTACAAGAATGCTATTTTCCAACATTTAGAAGCCCAATGGATCACTTGTTGGTGATTAATTAGCTGACAGCATACTCCTATTTCAGAATAATAGAGAACATACACGAAAATCTCAAACCAGCTATCTACTAAAAAGCTTGATTTAAATCTAGTTGtgtataaaaattcaaataccaTAGTCTAAGTCCAACCTTTGTATGTATCACTTCTTGTATAATGGATGATATGCTTGCAATCTTTAGTGATCTATCTCTATATATCAGATCATAAGAAGTTTATATCCGGAATGGTCCCGTATGTTTTTCCGTTGGCATAAGAAATTGTTTTGCAATCTTTACATCGAGTGCAAGTGATCTCTTGGACTTCCCTTGTTGTTGTGGTTCCAAATAAAAGCAACATCCTTAACGATATAAATTGATCAATTAATTGGCCAAATGTATAAGCCAAATTTGATCTCAATCTGATTTTGCTTGTCTCCAACTATACTTTTTGGCTTAAAAACCACGTATTAAAGGTGGAAAGTAATTGCGTTCAGGGATGGGATATTATTAAATTCATGAAGAAAGGTACGCGGAGACAAGTCATGGATGCTGCTACTTTCTTCcaccttttttcttattttatcttttggttAGCTTTGTTTTGGATCAAAATACGACTCTAGAGTCAAGATTCTCTAGTCATTAATTGTACGGAAGTTATTCACTTGATAATgtgtacaaatttttttatttataaattaaaaacaattatttcagtcttaattacaatttaattctgaaattgtttaactttgtttttatatttgtggttagatagtaaaaaaatgtaattaacatgaaacaaagttaactAATATCGTTGATTAGAATTTTCCTATAAAAATTTTGTAGGCTCTAATTCAAttgtcattttctctttttccaaaaactagttaatattataatttatttgatgatACTTAAGCACATTAATATTGTGATTGACATGTAATGGGTtttgaatacttttttttattcatgtgaattgaaaataatgttaaatttttataataattcatatcatattcaattgaattagacttccttaacatgaattttagatacctaatactttattatttgattaaataataatcaatttttcctttttctcatatttttattcttccttTACCCATTACTTTTACATTAATACTCTTATCTAGCCATTGAAGAAATGACACACAATAATCCCTAAAACCAAGTTGTGCGGAGGGACTCAACATTTCTAACAACGTTTAATCATGCATGTTTTACATAACTTGATTTTAGGAGTCATTACGGTGGCATTTACTCAATAGGTAGATCGAATGACTAATGCAAAAGTAATGAACGGAGGAAGAACAAAAACGCGAGAAATGAAAAAGTCTATCACATAACATGACAATATCATATGTGTGGCTAGTAGACTATCACTTGGAAACTTAATATgtcaattcaatattttttaacgaGATTAGAAAAcataattcttaaatataaaaaaaaattaattcaaaaactgaaggaaaaaaacaacttatgaAGTAAAATGTAAGCTGAGACAGGAGAAAGTATTTTAATTGCATGGTACTATGGACCGCACCTCTTCCTCTAGGTATTTACTATTTAATGTAATTGCATACAGGAGACTTGAATTCAAGTTGTTGgagtttaatattatttagaatCTAACTAAAACACACTAATGatataagaaaaattacacTATCTGAGTATCtgttaattatgaattatagtTTAATAAGGTTATTAACTTGCATAGTAATTATATGGAAATTATAtcctattatttattcaaatcaacgtaataaaaaaatcaactttctAATTCTAACTAGACCAACGCAAAAGTTGAATCACGAGCTTTTCTATGGGATCATAGGAGCAAGCTTTTGCATTGTGGCTCTTGCTGTACTCGAAGTACCACTTACCTGGATGCATATCTTAGTAGGTTGGATCTCACTATCATCATTGTTGTTGTGGGCCTACATCCAGGCCAGAGTAAGAATAAGATAAGGCCAAGAGGAGGAGATGTCACTTCAACAGCAAAACAATATCTATTTACATACTATGAGATGAGGATTCAGaagtgattaaattaatttcttttcaggtatgaaaataattaatgaatgtgTTGCACGTGCTTTGTCATCTATTAGGATTAAGATTAGGATCAGGATGTCTGGATATAAGAATTTtacatgataaaatatatttttttagttttttttaatataattaaattcaattttgtttcataatttttttttattgtttttcattcttaaattttaaaatttgaatcattaaaaattaatgattttcacatttaaatacatattacatcattaaaagttaattacagactatttaaaaaaaattaacacttataagaatcaaaatcaataaatttttttgaaagactaAAGTCATATTTGGCTAGATTTGTATAGATTCAAgaatattttaaccaaaattatatacattaaaaataatattatgttgtcctaaaatatttttatattttattaatgactagtttattgaataaaaagtatttttatatcTAACTATTATAGAATAATTCAATTTGAAGAATAAGAAGCCAAGGTTCCAATTGTAATGGAGTTCATCAGACGTATTGGTGCACCCAATCCCATCCAAACCTGACTAAGATGCGTGTAATTTGGTTTTGTCTTTTACAAATTTACCTCTCCATTACAATTCACCACTCACAAGTGGTTGATTTAACAATTGAAAGCTTGCTTTGCACAAGTGCCACAGTACCAGTACCAGTCTATAATTTTGCAAATTCTCCCACCCGCTTAATAGTTTCATCAACAATGCATGACCAACTTTATCTCATTAATCATCATTATATTTCTCtggtttataattaattacgTACAACAGTGCTGGACACCTTGGTTAATGGTTGATTAGTTGGGATATGACCAGCCACTACATGATGCATGCATTTCACTAAGCGCAACAACAGGGCCTGAAGTAAGAGCCTAACATTCTGGAAATTGCTACTTACACCCTATTCTTTTGCTAATTATACCCCATccccctttttatattttaattatcattatacCCTTTTCCCTTAaagaaatacacccctttggaaaccttttttctttttccaaaatgtctttttgaaataatatacacctacaaaaaaaatgtatttttgaacaatacatttttgaaataaatatatattattttagaaagaTATTTTCAGTATTAGAAAACTAAcgtttattttataaatcatgTTTATTACTCTTATTTTCATCCTATAATTAGTGATCTTTAAACcttatctaaaatattattttcattctatttttattgttctttaaaTCCTAATTTTGTACCAcatattcattatataataatatatatatatataataatatatatatatatatatatatatatatatatatatatatatatatatatatatattacatgtaacatttatgctttttttttttttgcgtgaCATTACGTTTTAAGATATGTCtcatcttttattattattattattattaagctGTTTGAGTATGCAAAAACTGCAGTAGTGGGAGATTGGAGGTGTTATCATCTTTCTTTATGTTTAAAGAAGAATACATTAATAGATAAGTATAGCTATTGAGAATCACCACAAGCAGGCatttcaagaattttttttttcattaatagatAAGTACAGGTATTTCATATATGATTCTTTTAAATGTAACTTGtatgatatgataaaatattttttcttttttgatcttATACTTCAATCCAAATTGCGGGCAaacgataataattttttttaataaaaataacaattttgttattttttcttatttgattcatggaaggaaaaaaaaattctcttattTTGTTATgtggaaagtaaaaaaaaaaatctaaaaagtgaaaattaaataattagggGACGCTTGGTTTGATCaagttttctattttaattttctataaagaatttttattttcacattttcaacatttaaaatttatgtttggtttattttttttattttcagaaaatgaaaatagtaaaaatggATTTGATTTAACAATTTTCAgtaacttttatataaaattctgaataatacaaatacaattatatgtttattaataaataatttatgaataaacacatttataattaaattgttgAATCTATGATGTTTCAAAATGCTCAGAGTCTTCCAAATCACCAAAAGCTGGAATAATAGCCATTGCGGTCACATCATAAGCCTCAAACCTTGCCTCCCCACATTGAACGAACCCAGAATTGATTGGTGTTCATGAAATCAAATTCCTTCTGGCAACAAGAAAAACGAATCATAAGCACCACCCACCTCATcctttttttaacaaatgaaaaatcatTATGCTCCACATAACATCTCGTTGCGGCATTTTATTGAACACAAGATGCACGCACATTCTTCATTTCCACTACAAATTGCCTTCAAATTAACAATACTTTGCAGTGAGTTTCAAAATTGGGGGAGAGGTGATCGTATTCAACATAAACCAGACGGTGGAGGAGGTCTGTGAAGTTGGGTGATTGGGTTTGAATTTGTGGCGGGGCAGTGGTGGTACGAGTTTAGCTCCGGAGAGTCACTAAGCTTTTGATACGGCGGCTAGGAACCGTCGTTTGTGGCTGCAACTTGAGCCCATTGTTGTGTTGACTAAGTTTGCCATTGTGCCGAGGTAGAGAAGCTTCGATGTCGAGCATGACTTGCTGTGGGGTTTTCTATCGACGCGACGAAGGTGGTGGTTTTCTACGGGAACAAGCGGTGGCTGTCCGATCTCGGTGCCTTTTTGTCGTCATCGGCGAGGGTAAAATGTACGTGGCGGCAAAAATGAGTGCGAAAGAGAAGAGACAGAGAGAGACTCCGAGGGTGGTAGCGGAGCAGGGGTAGCGGGTGATtgtagatgatgatgatgtacaATAGCAGGAAAGAAGAGGAATGAGAACTATCacgaaaaagaaacaaagaaacacgGATTAAAATCTACCTACACTGTCACCGTGTTTTCACTCTAACATCTTTAGAAATAGCGAATAGGGAAGAAAGCAACAAACAAGGCTCACAAATTCACAGTGAAATATGTTGGACTGACCGAAGAGGAATGGAATGTGAAGGCAAATTGGCGAGGAGGGTGGTGGGAGTGAGAAATCATTGTTACCTTTTGAAATCCAAAATCGGAGAGGGTTCATTCTCCGCCGTGTGGAGAGCGGAGCAGAGACCACCAACCGGCGATGACGTGGCGGTGAAGCAGGTCTTCCTCTCCAAACTCAACCCTCGCCTCAAGGCATGTTTGGATTGCGAGATCAATTTCTTGTCCTCTGTTAACCACCCCAATATTATTCgccttcttcacttcttccaggttctctcttctttttcctttcatttcacTTATTTCCCATTTTCATTGCCATGGTGGATGGTCTTCAGTTTTATGCTCATACCCTTTTTGCTAATTTTGATCTTGAAATGGAATgtgttgaaaaaattattactttttttttttttttctgggggTGTTGATTTCTACTACCTTGTGCGTTAGTTGAAgcttgttgtttttgtttcgcGGTTAGTATGATGGATGTGTATACCTGGTCCTTGAGTTTTGTGCTGGAGGAAATCTAGCTTCTTATATTCAAAATCATGGGAGAGTTCACCAACAAATAGCCAGAAAATTCATGCAGCAGCTTggtaacttttatttcttttttctgttatgCTATAATACTACTTTTGATGGCAATTAGTGTGAACCCAATTGTGTGATGCTGGGTCTGGTCTCAAAGTTACACTCTCACGGCATTATTCAGAGACTTGAAACCAGAGGTAGGGATATTGGAGTATATGCTTTTCCGGACATAGAATTGAGTTCAGTTCACTTTTGAAAATGGAAAGCTTCACTAGTTTATCTCACTGCTTTAATGAAAATTGCC is a window encoding:
- the LOC100807227 gene encoding RING-H2 finger protein ATL78-like, translating into MYSVASTSLTSPLLHDLENFHYSRRLLLHSPYLNQSAKPPRSSHDSSTETYLGDGNFDANVVMVLSVLLCALICSLGLNSIIRCALRCSNFVVSDSVATNNNNNNPPAARVANTGVKKKALKTFTTVSYSAELNLPSLDSECVICLSEFTSGEKVRILPKCNHGFHIRCIDKWLSSHSSCPKCRQCLIETCQKIVGCSTQQASSSQQHVLAVPETIVTIIAPLEPEGLVRNYRELS
- the LOC100799428 gene encoding serine/threonine-protein kinase ATG1t isoform X4; this translates as MECEGKLARRVVGVRNHCYLLKSKIGEGSFSAVWRAEQRPPTGDDVAVKQVFLSKLNPRLKACLDCEINFLSSVNHPNIIRLLHFFQYDGCVYLVLEFCAGGNLASYIQNHGRVHQQIARKFMQQLGLYVPVNMPGQSVVLHYTWLQKLLSSRDMMTRYKLFLLSALLTGSTEIYLIDIGRYVECWNHSF
- the LOC100799428 gene encoding serine/threonine-protein kinase ATG1t isoform X5, whose amino-acid sequence is MECEGKLARRVVGVRNHCYLLKSKIGEGSFSAVWRAEQRPPTGDDVAVKQVFLSKLNPRLKACLDCEINFLSSVNHPNIIRLLHFFQYDGCVYLVLEFCAGGNLASYIQNHGRVHQQIARKFMQQLGLYVPVNMPGQSVVLHYTWLQKLLSSRDMMTRYVECWNHSF